A part of Apostichopus japonicus isolate 1M-3 chromosome 10, ASM3797524v1, whole genome shotgun sequence genomic DNA contains:
- the LOC139975446 gene encoding uncharacterized protein: protein MLLHFAGESVLDIFHTLSDTGEATDYVKAKESLSTYFQPAKNVEFEVYKFRQSKQDSSETLDMFATRLRQLAKHCQFSELDKEIKSQILQGCISSSLRRNILKDHTMTLTQVLDSGRASEMCEKEAREIESSSYGQVQWVRERQQKPKWKPNVKKQSESRSKKKCYQCGHDFPHQGLCPVKGKVCHSCGKIGHYARMCQSTRTKPQQHKIDNRRKGLNNIETSKESEQSKSTTSHDDDNVSYTFVISRIGSASSGPSVSVKVEHTEITALIDSGAKVNIIDEETFIRMHPRPQLQKSDIKLYGYGKNLLMLKGKFRGEIQTSSMSTTAMFYVVQGNCGCLLGYETATRLNVLHINVNQTASPTVSESMEKLVMEHDNLFTGIGKLAHCKAKLHIDETVTPVTQQHRRIPFHLRRKVDKNSMNWKEVMSLKELKIVPPHGFRPL from the coding sequence ATGTTGTTACATTTTGCTGGAGAAAGTGTTTTAGATATTTTTCACACTCTCAGTGACACTGGTGAAGCTACTGATTATGTGAAAGCCAAGGAAAGTTTGTCTACTTATTTTCAACCCGCCAAGAATGTTGAGTTTGAAGTATACAAGTTCAGACAGTCCAAACAAGATTCGAGCGAAACTCTGGACATGTTTGCCACTAGACTGAGACAGTTAGCGAAGCACTGTCAATTTTCTGAGCTAGATAAAGAGATCAAATCACAAATTCTGCAAGGTTGTATCTCTTCATCACTACGACGGAACATTCTGAAAGATCACACGATGACATTAACCCAGGTGCTAGACAGTGGCCGCGCTAGTGAAATGTGCGAAAAGGAGGCCAGAGAGATCGAAAGTTCAAGTTATGGACAGGTTCAGTGGGTCAGAGAAAGACAACAAAAACCGAAATGGAAGCCGAATGTGAAGAAACAATCGGAATCACGCTCAAAGAAGAAATGTTACCAGTGTGGACATGATTTTCCTCATCAAGGACTGTGTCCTGTTAAAGGAAAGGTATGTCACAGTTGCGGAAAGATTGGACACTATGCCCGAATGTGTCAATCTACACGGACCAAACCTCAGCAACACAAAATTGACAATCGACGCAAGGGACTTAATAATATTGAGACATCTAAAGAGTCTGAGCAAAGCAAGAGTACTACTTCGCACGACGACGATAACGTAAGTTACACATTTGTTATTAGTCGAATAGGCAGTGCGTCCTCTGGTCCATCCGTAAGTGTTAAAGTGGAACATACGGAAATTACAGCTTTGATCGATTCGGGGGcaaaagttaacattatagaTGAAGAAACATTCATTCGCATGCACCCCAGACCCCAGCTTCAGAAGTCTGACATAAAGTTGTATGGTTATGGCAAGAATTTGCTTATGCTTAAAGGAAAATTTCGTGGTGAAATCCAGACTTCAAGTATGTCAACAACAGCAATGTTTTACGTAGTTCAAGGAAATTGTGGTTGTCTCCTTGGATATGAAACAGCAACCCGGTTAAATGTGCTACATATTAATGTTAACCAGACCGCTTCCCCGACTGTATCGGAATCGATGGAGAAACTGGTCATGGAACATGATAATCTATTCACAGGCATTGGTAAGTTGGCTCATTGCAAAGCCAAATTACATATCGATGAAACCGTAACCCCAGTCACTCAACAACACCGGCGCATACCCTTTCACCTACGAAGAAAAGTTGACAAGAACTCAATGAACTGGAAAGAAGTGATGTCATTGAAAGAGTTAAAGATTGTCCCACCCCATGGGTTTCGCCCATTGTAG